In one Xyrauchen texanus isolate HMW12.3.18 chromosome 18, RBS_HiC_50CHRs, whole genome shotgun sequence genomic region, the following are encoded:
- the LOC127659164 gene encoding ankyrin repeat and SOCS box protein 18-like isoform X2, translating into MFSQGSGMCVVSRKATFLTERRRSSLESGQRVGKDKVKGYKQPGRDFLCPPVLDALLANHWRDFQHGFNDPDKLNKVLEFQSDELLWTAQKQGLWSLEYRRELTSPLCIAAAQGFTECLQYLLEHSAHPNLIAGGKVALHEACANNNTDCVELLLEHGANPNQMTEEGLTPLHLCSTPQSICCAKALLRKGAKVNLPSEEEDETPLHVAARHGLLHHAQLYLRFEVCVNHVNSSGETPLGVACGVVLEKTANSQDEQYLELCRLLLANGANINLSDNERRSPLHKAARNVQHKLVELLLDHGADINAIDYNGCSSLSSVLQSSVVRQVWEPHKVVQTLLNHGSIKIWPLALLKVITACAAAPKTVEILFNSYQLVPVTYKWVEAIPEDIFHLHRPFYESLFALEYKSRSLQHLCRSALREHFGNNCYSLIPRLPVPKALQQYLLLEPMGYID; encoded by the exons ATGTTCTCCCAAGGCAGTGGGATGTGTGTTGTGAGTCGTAAGGCCACATTCTTGACAGAGAGAAGGCGGTCGTCTTTAGAAAGTGGCCAGAGGGTTGGGAAAGACAAGGTCAAGGGTTATAAACAACCAGGGAGGGACTTTCTTTGCCCCCCTGTTCTGGATGCCCTGCTTGCCAACCACTGGAGGGACTTTCAACATGGATTCAATGATCCAGATAAACTGAACAAGGTGCTAGAGTTTCAGAGTGATGAACTGCTGTGGACTGCTCAGAAACAGG GTCTTTGGTCTTTGGAATATAGAAGAGAACTAACAAGCCCACTGTGTATCGCTGCTGCACAAGGTTTTACTGAATGTCTGCAGTACTTGCTGGAGCACAGCGCACATCCCAACCTTATTGCAGGTGGAAAAGTAGCACTTCATGAAGCCTGTGCAAACAACAACACTGACTGTGTGGAGCTGCTGCTGGAACATGGAGCTAACCCTAACCAGATGACAGAAGAGGGGCTGACTCCATTACATCTATGCAGCACACCACAATCAATATG TTGTGCAAAAGCCTTGTTGAGAAAGGGTGCCAAGGTGAACTTACCTAGTGAGGAAGAGGATGAAACACCATTGCATGTGGCAGCTAGACATGGTCTGCTCCACCACGCACAACTCTATCTACGATTTGAAGTTTGTGTGAACCATGTCAACTCTTCAGGTGAAACACCACTGGGGGTTGCTTGTGGGGTAGTCCTAGAAAAGACAGCCAACAGCCAAGATGAACAATATCTTGAGCTCTGTCGTCTCCTCCTGGCCAATGGAGCAAACATTAATTTGTCTGATAATGAACGGCGCAGTCCTCTACACAAGGCAGCCCGCAATGTTCAGCACAAGTTGGTGGAGCTTCTCCTGGACCATGGGGCTGATATCAATGCCATTGACTATAATGGGTGTTCATCACTATCTAGTGTGCTACAAAGTTCTGTGGTTCGACAAGTGTGGGAACCTCATAAAGTTGTTCAGACCCTGTTAAACCACGGCTCAATTAAAATATGGCCACTAGCACTGCTGAAG GTGATAACAGCCTGTGCAGCAGCACCTAAAACTGTGGAAATCCTATTTAACTCATACCAACTGGTTCCTGTAACTTACAAATGGGTGGAAGCCATACCTGAGGATATTTTTCAT CTTCACAGACCCTTTTATGAGTCTCTTTTTGCACTGGAGTACAAATCCCGTAGTTTACAGCATCTGTGTCGGTCTGCACTGAGGGAACACTTTGGGAATAACTGCTACTCACTCATTCCAAGGCTCCCTGTGCCTAAAGCGCTACAACAGTATCTTCTTCTAGAACCCATGGGCTACATTGACTAA
- the LOC127659164 gene encoding ankyrin repeat and SOCS box protein 18-like isoform X1, which yields MFSQGSGMCVVSRKATFLTERRRSSLESGQRVGKDKVKGYKQPGRDFLCPPVLDALLANHWRDFQHGFNDPDKLNKVLEFQSDELLWTAQKQGLWSLEYRRELTSPLCIAAAQGFTECLQYLLEHSAHPNLIAGGKVALHEACANNNTDCVELLLEHGANPNQMTEEGLTPLHLCSTPQSICCAKALLRKGAKVNLPSEEEDETPLHVAARHGLLHHAQLYLRFEVCVNHVNSSGETPLGVACGVVLEKTANSQDEQYLELCRLLLANGANINLSDNERRSPLHKAARNVQHKLVELLLDHGADINAIDYNGCSSLSSVLQSSVVRQVWEPHKVVQTLLNHGSIKIWPLALLKVITACAAAPKTVEILFNSYQLVPVTYKWVEAIPEDIFHVSLVSLQNTIRYFEQHYLLYYHILMLIQTILFNYITIFVFSFTDPFMSLFLHWSTNPVVYSICVGLH from the exons ATGTTCTCCCAAGGCAGTGGGATGTGTGTTGTGAGTCGTAAGGCCACATTCTTGACAGAGAGAAGGCGGTCGTCTTTAGAAAGTGGCCAGAGGGTTGGGAAAGACAAGGTCAAGGGTTATAAACAACCAGGGAGGGACTTTCTTTGCCCCCCTGTTCTGGATGCCCTGCTTGCCAACCACTGGAGGGACTTTCAACATGGATTCAATGATCCAGATAAACTGAACAAGGTGCTAGAGTTTCAGAGTGATGAACTGCTGTGGACTGCTCAGAAACAGG GTCTTTGGTCTTTGGAATATAGAAGAGAACTAACAAGCCCACTGTGTATCGCTGCTGCACAAGGTTTTACTGAATGTCTGCAGTACTTGCTGGAGCACAGCGCACATCCCAACCTTATTGCAGGTGGAAAAGTAGCACTTCATGAAGCCTGTGCAAACAACAACACTGACTGTGTGGAGCTGCTGCTGGAACATGGAGCTAACCCTAACCAGATGACAGAAGAGGGGCTGACTCCATTACATCTATGCAGCACACCACAATCAATATG TTGTGCAAAAGCCTTGTTGAGAAAGGGTGCCAAGGTGAACTTACCTAGTGAGGAAGAGGATGAAACACCATTGCATGTGGCAGCTAGACATGGTCTGCTCCACCACGCACAACTCTATCTACGATTTGAAGTTTGTGTGAACCATGTCAACTCTTCAGGTGAAACACCACTGGGGGTTGCTTGTGGGGTAGTCCTAGAAAAGACAGCCAACAGCCAAGATGAACAATATCTTGAGCTCTGTCGTCTCCTCCTGGCCAATGGAGCAAACATTAATTTGTCTGATAATGAACGGCGCAGTCCTCTACACAAGGCAGCCCGCAATGTTCAGCACAAGTTGGTGGAGCTTCTCCTGGACCATGGGGCTGATATCAATGCCATTGACTATAATGGGTGTTCATCACTATCTAGTGTGCTACAAAGTTCTGTGGTTCGACAAGTGTGGGAACCTCATAAAGTTGTTCAGACCCTGTTAAACCACGGCTCAATTAAAATATGGCCACTAGCACTGCTGAAG GTGATAACAGCCTGTGCAGCAGCACCTAAAACTGTGGAAATCCTATTTAACTCATACCAACTGGTTCCTGTAACTTACAAATGGGTGGAAGCCATACCTGAGGATATTTTTCATGTTAGTCTTGTATCACTACAGAATACTATTAGATATTTTGAACAACATTACCTGCTTTATTATCACATATTAATGCTAATACAAACAATACTGTTTAACTacattacaatatttgttttcaGCTTCACAGACCCTTTTATGAGTCTCTTTTTGCACTGGAGTACAAATCCCGTAGTTTACAGCATCTGTGTCGGTCTGCACTGA